In Xanthomonas sacchari, a genomic segment contains:
- a CDS encoding PstS family phosphate ABC transporter substrate-binding protein has protein sequence MRSLLVLLASVGAAKAAPDTAPAAPPTPDAALPAYVPRVVRVDAAAPYLRADGAVRIAGAEHVQAMVEGFNALFARHHPGVRFADEGQGTSSAVPLLMFGRTLFAPMGRAINPIEKVPYRKIVGTEPLDIRVAHTAGSAAGGLATTLAVYVNRRNPLAQLSLAQLAQVLAVGNPDGDVSHWSQLGLDGDWGSRAIQPYATLEYSGFGDWLQREVLHGRALAPRTRYASDSTSLLQRVATDPDGIAVAAIGLENAQVRQLPLLGLHSGRALAGTAQEVVDGDYPLGRWLHFYVRRVPGQPLDPLAQAYLRLVLSREGQAIIAMQSGGYLPLTAEQARREREKLD, from the coding sequence ATGCGCTCGCTGCTCGTGCTGCTCGCGAGCGTGGGCGCCGCCAAGGCCGCGCCGGATACCGCCCCCGCCGCACCGCCGACGCCGGATGCCGCGTTGCCGGCCTATGTCCCCCGCGTCGTGCGCGTCGACGCTGCGGCGCCGTATCTGCGCGCCGACGGTGCCGTCCGCATCGCCGGGGCCGAACACGTGCAGGCCATGGTCGAGGGCTTCAACGCGCTGTTCGCGCGCCACCATCCCGGCGTGCGGTTCGCCGACGAAGGCCAGGGCACCAGCAGCGCGGTGCCGCTGCTGATGTTCGGGCGCACCCTGTTCGCGCCGATGGGCCGGGCGATCAATCCGATCGAAAAGGTGCCGTACCGCAAGATCGTCGGCACCGAGCCGCTGGACATCCGCGTAGCGCACACCGCCGGCAGCGCCGCCGGCGGCCTGGCGACGACACTGGCGGTGTACGTCAATCGGCGCAACCCGCTGGCGCAGCTGAGCCTGGCACAGTTGGCGCAGGTGCTGGCGGTGGGCAATCCCGACGGCGACGTGTCGCACTGGAGCCAGCTGGGCCTGGACGGAGACTGGGGCAGCCGCGCGATCCAGCCCTATGCCACGCTGGAGTACAGCGGCTTCGGCGATTGGCTGCAGCGGGAGGTCCTGCACGGCCGGGCGCTGGCGCCGCGCACCCGATACGCATCCGACAGCACCAGCCTGCTGCAGCGCGTGGCGACCGATCCCGACGGCATCGCCGTGGCGGCGATCGGGCTGGAGAATGCGCAGGTGCGCCAGCTGCCGCTGCTCGGCCTGCACAGCGGGCGCGCGCTGGCCGGCACCGCGCAGGAGGTGGTGGATGGCGACTACCCGCTGGGCCGGTGGTTGCATTTCTACGTGCGCCGCGTGCCCGGGCAGCCGCTGGACCCGCTGGCGCAGGCGTATCTGCGCCTGGTGCTGTCGCGCGAGGGCCAGGCCATCATCGCCATGCAGTCGGGCGGCTACCTGCCGCTGACGGCCGAGCAAGCCCGCCGCGAACGCGAAAAACTCGACTGA